In Desulfobacterales bacterium, the genomic stretch CGATACCCGCGATCAATAGATCATAAGGACCGATTGGCTCCCCCTTTTTTTCCAGATGCGCACGGATGGCAGCCGCTTCTTCGGCCCCGAAGCGGTCCAGTTCGATGATGCTCAGGGGCAGAAGAAACTTTGCCAGCGCTTTTTCCGATTGCCGGGCAGATCGGCTTTTTTGGGCGCCGTATTGGAGTTCGAAAAGAGTGATGGCCGAAATGGCCACATCCTCGGGCGGGTGCTTGCGAAACTGCGCAAGGACTTCCGGGGGATGGTTTTTTATAAGGTAAATACAGATATCGGTGTCCAGCAGATAACGCATCAAAACGCGGATCTTTCCTGCATGTCAGGCTGGCTGCGGCCATCGGCCATAAAATCCTCCGGAAATTCTTCCAGCGCCTCAAACGCCGCATCCCACGTAGTTTCCATGGGCTCGAGGATCACCTGGCTGCCTTTTTTATAGATTTTGACCTCGGTGCCCGGCATCCGGAATTCCCGGGGCAGCCTGACCGCCTGGGAGCTGCCGTTTTGAAACAATTTTGCTTTTTCCATTTTTCCCTCCGGACAATTCTACTGTATATACTTTTTATATATACGAAGGGCGGGGTTGTCAAGTTTTTTCGACGAATTCGAATTCCGATTCCGAATGGGGTCGGACCGAATGGGGTCGGACCTATGTAACCAACTCAAATGTCATCAAATACGTTCCACAAAAGCCTGTTTTCAGTCCTTAGAGCCTCAATTTTGCCCTTAAAAACAGGGTGTAAATTGCAACCGGCTCCTCAGTCCTATGTTTCAAAATCTTCTTTGTTCAGTCCGGACTGCCTTGCCGGCCCTCCGACTGTATTTGTCGCCCTTGTATAATTATATACCCGATCTGTGCGCCGTCGTCGATGATGGATGTTTCGTGGATGAAGGTTGTGTGGGCTAAGGGCCGAGGGCCGAGGGCCAAGGGGAAAGGTGAAAGGTGAAAGGGCCAAGGTTCAAGGGGAAAGGGCCAAGGGCGAAGTGTCCTTGTTCCTTGCTCCTTGGCCCTTGCTCCTTGGCCCCGAGCCCTACCTTGCTTTTCCGTGGGCTATATAGTTGTGGGGTCGGTAGTTGTGGGGTCGGGTCCCAAAGGCTTTATTCACCAATGGTTGAGTATATGGTATTCAACGTTTCTGCATCAATTCGAAGGCCCGCCTCGAGCAATTTTTCTATTTCCGGCCTGACGGAGTCAATCAAACCGATGCGCTTTGCCTTTACAAGTAAACCTATTGATCCTATCAGGGGCAGGTTTAAAAGTTTGGATTCAGCAGTTCCGCAAATTCTATTTCATAATGACTTAAATCCGACAGATAAGCAGAAACCGGTTTTTTGACTTCCACCTCGGAGACCACTTTTTCAGGTACTACCCATAAATCTGCAAGAGGTGAGACTGTTTTCAGCAGGCCGGCTTTTCCAAGAAGAATAATCGGCGAGGCGTTAAGGACGAAAATTTTATTCATATCCGGCTTCTGTAAGTATTTCCCGGGCTGTATACTGAAATGGAGATACGTTTAGTTTGGACAGTGCCATTAAAAAGTCCTCACGGGTTATTCCGGCTATTTCTGCGGCTTTCTCCTGCGAGACTTGTCCCATTTCATACCACTTTACGGCTGCTATAAGGCGCATGTCCCGTGTAAGTTCA encodes the following:
- a CDS encoding type II toxin-antitoxin system VapC family toxin, with the translated sequence MRYLLDTDICIYLIKNHPPEVLAQFRKHPPEDVAISAITLFELQYGAQKSRSARQSEKALAKFLLPLSIIELDRFGAEEAAAIRAHLEKKGEPIGPYDLLIAGIARSRQMTLVTNNTKEFEKIDNLHLENWVQATD
- the vapB gene encoding type II toxin-antitoxin system VapB family antitoxin, with protein sequence MEKAKLFQNGSSQAVRLPREFRMPGTEVKIYKKGSQVILEPMETTWDAAFEALEEFPEDFMADGRSQPDMQERSAF
- a CDS encoding UPF0175 family protein — protein: METRTVCFDLPVGAFSALRKTPDELTRDMRLIAAVKWYEMGQVSQEKAAEIAGITREDFLMALSKLNVSPFQYTAREILTEAGYE